In the genome of Streptomyces pactum, one region contains:
- a CDS encoding phytoene desaturase family protein, with protein sequence MTGTARPQAPGGAAADDYDVVVVGSGLGGLAAAALLARAGRRVLVAEKGQGIGGYAHAFRAGERYFDPAIHVVPGAAEGGTIDVLLRHLGVRELCEFVESDALYRVVIDGDVLDAPFGSEAFIRAHVELFPHEEEGIRGFFGLCEKFLAEAHQVPLQLSPQELGAAVRKFPTLFGNRMATLGEVLDRFLTDPRCKAFCSAGWPYMGLPPSQLSFELFARFLYTQMHGLYHCKGGFQHLVRAFTTAIERDGGKILADAPVERILVTGGATRGVVLAGGQEVSAPVVVSNADARHTFHDLVGLEHLPKAYGRRLRSLKESMSMFVVYAATTLDIAAAGGAHETFVYETADHDAAFAGFHRGEAPASVVVVPTLLDPSLGPPGEHLVTSTALAPYDAPEPWAELKPKLEAKYLDLVERIYPGFKDGLTFVSSSTPLTLERFTGNHRGAAYGWENTPAQAGSKRLTYHTPIEGLYLAGHWAQAASALRVIVSGSHAAQQILRSQGAVDVGPEL encoded by the coding sequence ATGACGGGGACAGCACGACCACAGGCGCCGGGCGGCGCCGCGGCGGACGACTACGACGTCGTCGTCGTCGGCAGCGGGCTCGGCGGGCTGGCCGCCGCCGCCCTCCTCGCCAGGGCCGGCCGACGGGTCCTGGTCGCCGAGAAGGGCCAGGGCATCGGCGGGTACGCGCACGCCTTCCGGGCGGGGGAGCGCTACTTCGACCCCGCCATCCACGTGGTGCCGGGCGCGGCCGAGGGCGGCACCATCGACGTGCTCCTGCGCCACCTGGGCGTCCGCGAGCTGTGCGAGTTCGTCGAGTCCGACGCGCTGTACCGGGTGGTCATCGACGGCGACGTGCTGGACGCGCCGTTCGGCTCGGAGGCGTTCATCCGGGCCCACGTGGAGCTCTTCCCGCACGAGGAGGAGGGCATCCGGGGCTTCTTCGGGCTCTGCGAGAAGTTCCTCGCGGAGGCCCACCAGGTGCCCCTCCAGCTGTCCCCGCAGGAACTGGGCGCGGCCGTGCGGAAGTTCCCCACCCTCTTCGGGAACCGCATGGCCACCCTGGGGGAGGTGCTCGACCGGTTCCTCACCGACCCCCGCTGCAAGGCCTTCTGCAGCGCCGGCTGGCCGTACATGGGGCTGCCGCCCTCGCAGCTGTCCTTCGAGCTGTTCGCCCGTTTCCTCTACACCCAGATGCACGGGCTCTACCACTGCAAGGGCGGTTTCCAGCACCTGGTGCGGGCGTTCACCACGGCGATCGAACGGGACGGCGGGAAGATCCTCGCCGACGCGCCGGTGGAGCGCATCCTGGTCACCGGCGGCGCCACCCGCGGCGTCGTCCTCGCCGGCGGCCAGGAGGTGAGCGCCCCCGTCGTCGTCTCCAACGCCGACGCCCGGCACACCTTCCACGACCTGGTGGGCCTGGAGCACCTGCCGAAGGCCTACGGCCGGCGGCTGCGCTCGCTCAAGGAGTCCATGTCGATGTTCGTGGTGTACGCGGCCACCACTCTGGACATCGCGGCGGCCGGCGGGGCCCACGAGACGTTCGTCTACGAAACCGCCGACCACGACGCCGCCTTCGCCGGCTTCCACCGCGGCGAGGCCCCGGCCAGCGTGGTCGTGGTGCCCACCCTCCTCGACCCGAGCCTCGGCCCGCCCGGGGAGCACCTGGTCACCTCCACGGCCCTGGCGCCCTACGACGCGCCCGAGCCGTGGGCGGAGCTGAAGCCGAAGCTGGAGGCGAAGTACCTCGACCTCGTCGAGCGGATCTACCCCGGGTTCAAGGACGGGCTGACCTTCGTCTCCAGCTCCACCCCGCTGACCCTGGAGCGGTTCACGGGCAACCACCGCGGCGCCGCGTACGGCTGGGAGAACACCCCGGCGCAGGCCGGCAGCAAGCGGCTGACCTACCACACCCCGATCGAGGGGCTCTACCTCGCCGGGCACTGGGCGCAGGCCGCCAGCGCGCTGCGCGTGATCGTCTCCGGCAGCCACGCCGCCCAGCAGATCCTGCGGTCGCAGGGCGCCGTGGACGTCGGCCCGGAGCTGTGA
- the fabD gene encoding ACP S-malonyltransferase, translating to MQNIAFLFPGQGSQRPGMGKDLVARHPELADRYYRPADDILGFGLSRLCWEGTAEDLVPTEITQPAVFLTSVAVLHVLHGHGITPSVVAGHSLGEYAALVAAGVLDWRDALRLVRRRGELMAQVNERTPGAMAAVIGPAAEQVERICAEVAGRTGAVVEVANYNDPAQHVVSGERDAVREVVAVARALGAERTVALGVGAPFHCRLMAAVEEEFGAELDRVEFREPRVPVLSAVTAGPVRDGAEARRVLRRQLAGAVRWADTLRAIAASGTDTFVEAGPGRALSGFVRATLPGAVCHPAGQARRIDRLVAAPAAA from the coding sequence GTGCAGAACATCGCCTTCCTCTTCCCCGGCCAGGGGTCCCAGCGGCCGGGCATGGGCAAGGACCTCGTCGCCCGCCACCCGGAGCTGGCCGACCGCTACTACCGGCCCGCCGACGACATCCTCGGCTTCGGCCTGTCCCGGCTGTGCTGGGAGGGCACCGCCGAGGACCTGGTGCCCACCGAGATCACCCAGCCCGCGGTCTTCCTCACCAGCGTCGCCGTGCTGCACGTGCTGCACGGCCACGGCATCACCCCGTCGGTCGTCGCCGGGCACAGCCTGGGCGAGTACGCGGCGCTGGTCGCCGCCGGGGTGCTGGACTGGCGGGACGCGCTGCGCCTGGTGCGCCGGCGCGGCGAGCTGATGGCGCAGGTCAACGAGCGCACCCCGGGGGCGATGGCGGCCGTGATCGGCCCCGCCGCCGAGCAGGTGGAGCGGATCTGCGCCGAGGTGGCCGGGCGTACCGGCGCCGTGGTCGAGGTCGCCAACTACAACGACCCGGCGCAGCACGTGGTGTCCGGGGAGCGGGACGCGGTGCGTGAGGTGGTGGCGGTCGCCCGGGCGCTGGGCGCCGAGCGGACGGTGGCGCTCGGCGTGGGCGCGCCGTTCCACTGCCGGCTGATGGCCGCGGTGGAGGAGGAGTTCGGCGCCGAGCTGGACCGGGTGGAGTTCCGCGAGCCCCGGGTACCGGTGCTGTCGGCGGTCACCGCGGGCCCGGTCCGCGACGGCGCCGAGGCCCGCCGGGTGCTGCGCCGCCAACTGGCGGGTGCGGTGCGCTGGGCCGACACCCTCCGCGCGATCGCGGCGTCGGGGACCGACACGTTCGTGGAGGCCGGCCCCGGCCGGGCGCTGAGCGGCTTCGTCCGCGCCACCCTCCCGGGGGCGGTGTGCCACCCGGCCGGCCAGGCGCGGCGCATCGACCGGCTGGTCGCCGCGCCGGCTGCCGCCTAG
- a CDS encoding FAD-dependent oxidoreductase, whose protein sequence is MARRSAIIVGSGVGGLTLAGMLTRHDWDVTVLERSAERRDGLAITIWPNALCAVRRAGGEDMYQALLKVCQPIALARMFGSGGRRLAALDLGFLQETYGVTGQGVTRAELLDTLIEQAGTDVRFGAGVVRAAPDGTVTLAGGEQLRADVVVGADGVGSTVRRGLLPPGHDDRRDNPLESWQGVVGRGGAWTYQGTDFHFGRKGTCGIMPLTGDRVYWFVDGSIDEPPTGEGWPDVVRELVSRTPADQLFPGQAWDRRPVRDWGRGRITLLGDAAHPILPTIGQGACMAMEDAGVLAARLVRSTDLPAALRAYESDRHPRVLGHFERARGMLRMRAMPAPLRDRVLASMPRPLLTRLFTRSALPLPEFRRPGCIHGPRVRISSGEDGGPATAAADAGSTRHGETP, encoded by the coding sequence ATGGCACGACGGTCCGCGATCATTGTCGGCAGCGGGGTCGGCGGCCTCACCCTGGCCGGCATGCTGACCCGGCACGACTGGGACGTCACCGTCCTGGAACGCTCGGCCGAGCGCCGTGACGGACTGGCGATCACCATCTGGCCCAACGCCCTGTGCGCGGTGCGCCGCGCGGGCGGCGAGGACATGTACCAGGCCCTGCTGAAGGTGTGTCAGCCCATTGCCTTGGCTCGGATGTTCGGCTCCGGCGGCCGCCGGCTCGCCGCCCTCGACCTCGGCTTCCTCCAGGAGACCTACGGCGTCACCGGGCAGGGCGTGACCCGGGCCGAACTCCTCGACACCCTGATCGAGCAGGCCGGCACCGACGTCCGGTTCGGCGCCGGCGTGGTGCGTGCCGCACCCGACGGCACCGTCACCCTCGCCGGCGGGGAGCAGCTCCGCGCCGACGTGGTGGTCGGCGCCGACGGGGTGGGCTCCACGGTCCGCCGCGGACTGCTCCCGCCGGGGCACGACGACCGCCGGGACAACCCGCTGGAGAGCTGGCAGGGCGTCGTCGGGCGCGGCGGCGCCTGGACGTACCAGGGCACCGACTTCCACTTCGGCCGAAAGGGCACCTGCGGCATCATGCCGCTGACCGGGGACCGGGTGTACTGGTTCGTGGACGGCTCGATCGACGAGCCGCCCACCGGCGAGGGCTGGCCCGACGTGGTGCGCGAGCTGGTCTCCCGGACCCCCGCGGACCAGCTCTTCCCCGGGCAGGCGTGGGACCGCCGCCCGGTGCGCGACTGGGGCCGCGGCCGGATCACCCTGCTCGGTGACGCGGCCCACCCGATCCTGCCCACCATCGGCCAGGGCGCCTGCATGGCCATGGAGGACGCCGGGGTGCTCGCCGCGCGGCTGGTCCGGTCCACCGACCTGCCGGCCGCCCTGCGCGCCTACGAGAGCGACCGCCACCCCCGGGTGCTGGGCCACTTCGAACGGGCCCGGGGCATGCTGCGGATGCGCGCCATGCCCGCTCCGCTGCGCGACCGGGTCCTGGCGTCCATGCCCCGGCCGTTGCTGACCCGGCTGTTCACCCGCTCCGCGCTGCCGCTGCCCGAGTTCCGCCGGCCCGGCTGTATCCACGGCCCGCGGGTCCGGATCTCTAGCGGTGAGGACGGCGGGCCGGCGACGGCGGCCGCCGACGCCGGCAGCACACGACACGGGGAGACACCATGA
- a CDS encoding ester cyclase, giving the protein MSRPALLDTRKDQNCDGSLDETYYEMARRYIEEVWDKNNAETERELLAEDWRDHMPLPGCPQGPAGHRAAVQLMHDAFPDLRFSLDDVTVMGDKVIDRWTATGTFRGELYGFPGTGRRMVMTGLDFHIVRDGRFAELWHEESTASMLEQCGMAPGPGSGPGTILRLTAGNILHVARHRIRNR; this is encoded by the coding sequence ATGTCCCGTCCCGCGCTCCTGGACACCCGGAAAGACCAGAACTGCGACGGCTCGCTCGACGAGACGTACTACGAGATGGCCCGCCGCTACATCGAGGAGGTCTGGGACAAGAACAACGCCGAGACCGAGCGGGAGCTGCTGGCCGAGGACTGGCGCGACCACATGCCGCTGCCGGGCTGCCCGCAGGGCCCGGCCGGCCACCGCGCCGCCGTGCAGCTGATGCACGACGCCTTCCCGGACCTGCGGTTCTCGCTCGACGACGTGACCGTCATGGGCGACAAGGTCATCGACCGCTGGACCGCCACCGGCACCTTCCGCGGCGAGCTGTACGGGTTCCCCGGCACCGGCCGCCGGATGGTCATGACCGGCCTGGACTTCCACATCGTGCGTGACGGCCGGTTCGCCGAGCTGTGGCACGAGGAGAGCACGGCCTCGATGCTGGAGCAGTGCGGCATGGCGCCCGGGCCGGGAAGCGGGCCCGGCACCATCCTCCGGCTGACCGCCGGCAACATCCTCCACGTCGCCCGGCACCGGATCCGCAACCGCTGA
- a CDS encoding cytochrome P450: MTGRRDRTGVRGAGPRRPPGPRGLPLLGSALDFRRNPLETFVRAWRDHGDLVRFRGPVPVVLVTHPDDLRHILADNFENYPHPDDFNRKVGVSVGQGLVTTEGEVWRAQRRTVAPTFRREPLERFAEVMTDSTRRMLDRWEQVAAAGEPMDVRTETQSLTLEILARCLFRADWSRDALTLGRAVATQLEHINAKLIAVADIPERIPTPRNRRFLAARRVLDDTVYRLIAERRTLPAGDEAQDLLSMLMHTPDPETGRLMTDEQLRDQVMTLFIAGHETVAATLSWICHLLSTRPAETERARAEVRAVLGDRPPTMEDLPQLRYLKLFIQEALRLYPPLWQVARMPLRDDVLSGYHIPAGSFLLLSTYITHRNPEFWDNPEGFDPERFTRERSAGRPRYAYVPYAGGPRNCVGMAFANMELTIVLASLLQRFHLDMVPGHPVVMQPDISLRARHGILMTPRPVRETAEPAVAVPGAVPSGHVPQDMTAGEAASGCPVAHGGGPGRDTRRPAEGAAAAPETERPAAQEGCPVARGARQARPLPARAPDGEQPRR, from the coding sequence ATGACCGGGCGCCGCGACCGTACTGGGGTGCGGGGCGCGGGGCCGCGGCGCCCGCCGGGCCCGCGGGGACTGCCGCTGCTGGGCTCCGCGCTGGACTTCCGGCGCAACCCGCTGGAGACCTTCGTCCGGGCCTGGCGCGACCACGGCGACCTGGTGCGCTTCCGGGGGCCGGTGCCGGTGGTGCTGGTCACCCACCCCGACGACCTCCGGCACATCCTGGCCGACAACTTCGAGAACTATCCGCACCCGGACGACTTCAACCGCAAGGTGGGGGTCTCGGTGGGCCAGGGCCTGGTCACCACGGAGGGGGAGGTGTGGCGGGCCCAGCGGCGCACCGTCGCGCCCACGTTCCGCCGGGAACCGCTGGAGCGGTTCGCGGAGGTGATGACCGACAGCACACGGCGGATGCTGGACCGCTGGGAGCAGGTGGCCGCGGCCGGCGAGCCGATGGACGTCAGGACCGAGACGCAGAGCCTGACGCTGGAGATCCTGGCCCGCTGCCTGTTCCGGGCGGACTGGTCCCGCGACGCGCTGACGCTCGGCCGGGCCGTCGCCACCCAGCTGGAGCACATCAACGCCAAGCTGATCGCGGTCGCCGACATCCCGGAGCGGATCCCGACCCCGCGCAACCGCCGGTTCCTGGCGGCCCGCAGGGTGCTGGACGACACGGTGTACCGGCTGATCGCCGAACGCCGGACGCTGCCGGCCGGCGACGAGGCCCAGGACCTGCTGTCGATGCTGATGCACACGCCGGACCCGGAGACGGGCCGGCTGATGACCGACGAGCAGCTGCGCGACCAGGTGATGACGCTGTTCATCGCCGGCCACGAGACGGTGGCCGCCACCCTGTCGTGGATCTGCCACCTGCTCTCCACCCGGCCGGCGGAGACCGAGCGGGCCCGGGCGGAGGTGCGGGCGGTCCTGGGCGACCGGCCGCCCACGATGGAGGACCTGCCGCAGCTGAGGTACCTCAAGCTGTTCATCCAGGAGGCACTGCGGCTCTACCCGCCGCTGTGGCAGGTGGCCCGGATGCCGCTGCGCGACGACGTGCTGAGCGGGTACCACATTCCGGCGGGCTCGTTCCTGCTGCTCAGCACCTACATCACGCACCGCAATCCGGAGTTCTGGGACAACCCCGAGGGGTTCGACCCCGAGCGGTTCACCCGGGAACGCTCGGCGGGGCGGCCGCGGTACGCCTATGTGCCGTACGCGGGCGGCCCGCGCAACTGCGTCGGCATGGCCTTCGCCAACATGGAGCTGACGATCGTGCTCGCCTCGCTGCTCCAGCGGTTCCACCTGGACATGGTGCCGGGGCACCCGGTGGTGATGCAGCCGGACATCTCGCTCCGCGCCAGGCACGGCATCCTGATGACGCCGCGCCCGGTGCGGGAGACCGCGGAGCCGGCCGTCGCGGTGCCCGGTGCCGTACCGTCCGGTCACGTCCCGCAGGACATGACCGCCGGGGAGGCGGCGAGCGGCTGCCCGGTCGCGCACGGCGGCGGGCCCGGCCGGGACACGCGGAGGCCGGCCGAGGGAGCTGCGGCGGCACCGGAGACGGAGCGGCCGGCGGCGCAGGAGGGGTGTCCCGTCGCACGGGGGGCCCGTCAGGCCCGGCCGCTCCCGGCCCGGGCGCCGGACGGTGAGCAGCCGCGCCGGTAG
- a CDS encoding cytochrome P450, whose protein sequence is MTATTSGRLRQAPGPRGYPVVGCGPDLVRDLVGTFTGAWREHGDIVRFRLPGRRNLFLIVHPDHIKHVLDDRQPNYPKDPLSVGKFEPWVGQGLFTSNGDFHFRQRRLAQPAFKGARIAGFGPAMVEATGDLVRDWHGRASREETFDITPEMFRLALTIVMRTLFSTDVSGRAGELARAVRVCNAYTNVRLQRFVELPQWLPSQARTRFLAARSTLDAFVYGLIAERRRDPEPPDDLLTRFLRAEDEQTGGRMSDKQLRDEVVTMFLGGYETTALSLVWAFSLLSRHPEAERRARAEIAEVCGDREPAASDLPRLRYLRAFYQEVLRLYPSVWTLSRSPLEDDEIGGYHVPAGSQVFISPYLMHRHPGFWENPEGFRPERFVGSATGGAPLYAYVPFSRGPRLCPGSSVAVLEAPLVIARILQDYRLTLAGGHVCEPTSNVFLYPKGGMPMRLSRAAAGKGCA, encoded by the coding sequence ATGACTGCGACGACGAGCGGCCGGCTCCGCCAGGCCCCGGGCCCCCGGGGCTACCCGGTGGTCGGCTGCGGCCCCGACCTGGTCCGCGATCTGGTGGGGACCTTCACCGGGGCCTGGCGGGAGCACGGCGACATCGTCCGCTTCCGGCTGCCGGGCCGGCGCAACCTCTTCCTGATCGTGCATCCGGACCACATCAAGCACGTCCTGGACGACCGGCAGCCGAACTACCCCAAGGACCCGCTGTCGGTCGGCAAGTTCGAACCCTGGGTCGGCCAGGGCCTGTTCACCAGCAACGGCGACTTCCACTTCCGTCAGCGCCGGCTGGCCCAGCCCGCCTTCAAGGGCGCCCGGATCGCCGGGTTCGGCCCGGCGATGGTGGAGGCCACCGGCGACCTGGTCCGCGACTGGCACGGCCGGGCGTCCCGCGAGGAGACCTTCGACATCACGCCGGAGATGTTCCGCCTCGCGCTGACCATCGTCATGCGGACGCTGTTCAGCACCGACGTCAGCGGCCGCGCCGGCGAGCTGGCCCGTGCCGTCCGGGTCTGCAACGCCTACACCAACGTGCGGCTCCAGCGCTTCGTGGAGCTGCCGCAGTGGCTGCCCAGCCAGGCGCGGACCCGCTTCCTGGCGGCACGCTCGACGCTCGACGCCTTCGTGTACGGGCTGATCGCCGAGCGGCGCCGGGACCCGGAGCCGCCGGACGACCTGCTGACGCGCTTCCTGCGCGCGGAGGACGAGCAGACCGGCGGCCGGATGTCGGACAAGCAGCTGCGCGACGAGGTCGTCACGATGTTCCTCGGCGGCTACGAGACCACCGCGCTGTCGCTGGTGTGGGCGTTCTCGCTGCTGTCGCGGCATCCCGAGGCCGAGCGCCGGGCGCGCGCGGAGATCGCCGAGGTGTGCGGGGACCGGGAGCCGGCCGCGTCCGACCTGCCCAGGTTGCGCTACCTGCGCGCCTTCTACCAGGAGGTGCTGCGGCTCTACCCCTCGGTGTGGACGCTGTCGCGCAGCCCGCTGGAGGACGACGAGATCGGCGGCTACCACGTCCCGGCCGGCTCCCAGGTCTTCATCAGCCCCTACCTGATGCACCGCCACCCCGGGTTCTGGGAGAACCCCGAGGGGTTCCGGCCGGAGCGGTTCGTCGGGAGCGCGACCGGTGGCGCCCCGCTCTACGCCTACGTGCCGTTCTCCCGCGGGCCCCGGCTCTGCCCGGGCTCGTCGGTCGCGGTCCTGGAGGCGCCGCTGGTGATCGCGCGCATCCTCCAGGACTACCGGCTCACCCTGGCCGGCGGCCACGTCTGCGAGCCGACGTCCAACGTGTTCCTGTATCCGAAGGGCGGGATGCCGATGCGGCTGAGCCGGGCGGCGGCCGGGAAGGGGTGCGCATGA
- a CDS encoding MFS transporter, whose product MDPTAVHRSRWRILAVLCLSLIVIGMDNLILNLALPRVQHDLGATGGELQWIIDSYTLAFGGLLLLGGGLGDRFGRKRLLLAGLVLVLGFTLGAAYAGSPGTLIAMRAGMGVGGAFVMPATLSVIKHVFPAEEQARAISVWAGSGAIGVPLGPVLGGLLLEHFWWGSVFLISVPVVVFAIVACVVMVPESRNPHRVPLDLAGVVLSVAGLGVLVYGIIEGPHHGWTDPVTLTALAAGALFLALFVLRERWARHPMLPGKMFRAPLFAGSAVAMFCVNFCLFGLLFVVTQYLQFVRGHGPLDAGLRLLPMLTAVIGAGLGERLVRTAGIRAVASGGLAVLAGSMLLMARADAGSEPVALGALALFGFTMGLVLPPCANAILAAAPAEQGGAASAVTDATLQVGGSLGIAVIGSVLTTSYRDELPGPDGLPAPAAEAARDSLGGASEAAARLGGEAGEELRGLATDAFTQALTDAMTVAGGIAGAGVLAVLLLMPGRRRRPAPKTPATTPIPTHRPERNPVA is encoded by the coding sequence TCGTCATCGGCATGGACAACCTGATCCTCAACCTCGCCCTGCCCCGGGTGCAGCACGACCTCGGGGCGACCGGCGGGGAACTGCAGTGGATCATCGACTCCTACACCCTCGCCTTCGGCGGGCTGCTGCTCCTCGGCGGGGGGCTCGGCGACCGCTTCGGCCGCAAGCGGCTGCTCCTCGCCGGTCTCGTCCTGGTCCTCGGCTTCACCCTGGGCGCCGCCTACGCCGGCAGTCCGGGGACGCTCATCGCCATGCGCGCCGGGATGGGCGTCGGCGGCGCCTTCGTCATGCCCGCCACGCTCTCCGTCATCAAGCACGTCTTCCCGGCCGAGGAGCAGGCCAGGGCGATCAGCGTCTGGGCCGGCTCGGGCGCGATCGGGGTGCCGCTGGGCCCGGTGCTCGGCGGGCTGCTGCTGGAGCACTTCTGGTGGGGCTCGGTCTTCCTGATCAGCGTGCCCGTCGTGGTGTTCGCCATCGTCGCCTGCGTCGTCATGGTCCCGGAGTCCCGCAACCCGCACCGGGTGCCGCTCGACCTGGCCGGGGTGGTGCTTTCGGTGGCCGGGCTCGGGGTGCTCGTCTACGGGATCATCGAGGGCCCGCACCACGGCTGGACGGACCCGGTGACGCTGACCGCGCTCGCCGCGGGGGCGCTCTTCCTCGCCCTGTTCGTGCTCCGGGAACGGTGGGCCCGGCACCCGATGCTGCCGGGGAAGATGTTCCGCGCACCGCTGTTCGCCGGCAGCGCGGTGGCGATGTTCTGCGTGAACTTCTGCCTGTTCGGCCTGCTCTTCGTGGTCACCCAGTACCTCCAGTTCGTCCGCGGGCACGGCCCGCTGGACGCCGGGCTGCGGCTGCTGCCGATGCTCACCGCCGTCATCGGCGCGGGCCTGGGCGAACGGCTCGTCCGGACGGCGGGCATCCGGGCCGTCGCCTCCGGCGGCCTCGCCGTGCTCGCCGGCAGCATGCTGCTGATGGCCCGTGCCGACGCCGGATCGGAGCCGGTGGCGCTGGGCGCGCTGGCCCTGTTCGGCTTCACCATGGGACTCGTCCTGCCGCCCTGCGCCAACGCGATCCTGGCCGCCGCGCCCGCCGAGCAGGGCGGCGCCGCCTCCGCGGTCACCGACGCGACGCTCCAGGTCGGCGGCTCCCTGGGCATCGCCGTCATCGGCTCGGTGCTGACCACCTCCTACCGCGACGAGCTGCCCGGGCCGGACGGACTCCCCGCCCCGGCGGCCGAGGCCGCCCGCGACTCGCTGGGCGGCGCCTCCGAGGCCGCCGCCCGGCTCGGCGGCGAGGCGGGCGAGGAACTGCGCGGCCTGGCGACGGACGCCTTCACCCAGGCGCTCACCGACGCGATGACCGTCGCGGGCGGCATCGCCGGGGCCGGTGTGCTCGCCGTGCTGCTGCTGATGCCGGGCCGGCGGCGCCGGCCGGCCCCCAAGACCCCTGCCACCACCCCGATCCCGACCCATCGACCCGAAAGGAACCCGGTCGCGTGA
- a CDS encoding RNA polymerase sigma factor, which translates to MIDDCLAGGQESWNRIVDRYTPLIWAIARGHRLSPADCEDVCQTTWMRVIQHLGKLRDPDKLANWISVSARRESLKHIQKAGRSTPTEDPEVFDRPQPPAGQPEERVLEKEARDEVLLAYCSLSPKCQALLGLLVTDPPMTYDEIGAALGMARGSIGPIRGRCLKHLQRALEREADRSQQARVLFASLKEAGLRAYALEGGAALRSSAAGGRGTAG; encoded by the coding sequence TTGATCGACGATTGCCTGGCGGGGGGCCAGGAGAGCTGGAACCGGATCGTCGATCGTTACACGCCGCTGATATGGGCCATCGCCCGGGGGCACCGGCTGTCCCCGGCGGACTGTGAGGACGTCTGCCAGACGACGTGGATGCGGGTTATCCAGCACCTGGGGAAGCTGCGGGACCCGGACAAACTGGCGAACTGGATCTCGGTGTCGGCCCGCCGGGAGAGCCTCAAGCACATCCAGAAGGCCGGGCGCAGCACGCCCACCGAGGACCCCGAGGTCTTCGACCGGCCGCAGCCGCCGGCCGGCCAGCCGGAGGAGCGCGTGCTGGAGAAGGAGGCGCGCGACGAGGTGCTGCTCGCCTACTGCTCGCTCTCGCCCAAGTGTCAGGCGCTGCTCGGGCTCCTGGTCACCGACCCGCCGATGACGTACGACGAGATCGGCGCCGCGCTGGGGATGGCCCGCGGCTCCATCGGCCCGATCCGCGGGCGGTGCCTGAAGCACCTGCAGCGCGCGCTGGAGCGTGAGGCCGACCGCTCGCAGCAGGCGAGGGTCCTGTTCGCGTCCCTCAAGGAGGCGGGGCTGCGGGCGTACGCCCTGGAGGGCGGCGCGGCGCTGCGGTCATCGGCCGCGGGCGGCCGGGGGACGGCCGGCTGA
- a CDS encoding ester cyclase family protein: MNDDNRPCEEPATEGRKKGRTLRRLLVVGVIGALLAVLTSGSAGAADDSRAAAHGLGTDTRGEQSKRVVLGFYREVLAEQRLDRVREFMREDYVQHSPGLKSGVDGYLEDYKLFHSVFPDLAGTIHQVVAQGDKVMLLATFKGHHAGTGKELVFETAELYRVQDGKIAEHWDAVDYAAMQEFGVNLPGGDQPATRSDWRGTKEQRRNLVTLLYAINTFYRQPQAPVPSAIAPDLVQHQRGLEPGLDGLRDNLRSYRERFPDLTFEIKHTVASQDKAVVFWVWRGHEKGTGKELALNRADLFRVERGRFVEHWSRLDYRAVNPFGLK, translated from the coding sequence GTGAACGACGACAACCGCCCCTGCGAGGAACCCGCCACCGAAGGCAGGAAGAAGGGCCGCACGCTGCGCCGCCTGCTGGTGGTGGGCGTCATCGGCGCCCTCCTCGCCGTCCTCACCTCGGGCAGCGCCGGCGCCGCGGACGACTCCCGGGCCGCTGCCCACGGCCTTGGCACCGACACCCGGGGGGAGCAGAGCAAGCGCGTGGTCCTCGGCTTCTACCGGGAAGTGCTCGCCGAACAGCGCCTGGACCGGGTGCGGGAGTTCATGCGCGAGGACTACGTCCAGCACAGCCCGGGCCTGAAGTCGGGCGTCGACGGCTACCTGGAGGACTACAAGCTGTTCCACTCCGTCTTCCCCGACCTCGCGGGCACCATCCACCAGGTCGTCGCGCAGGGGGACAAGGTGATGCTGCTGGCCACCTTCAAGGGCCACCACGCCGGGACCGGAAAGGAGCTGGTCTTCGAGACCGCCGAGCTGTACCGGGTCCAGGACGGCAAGATCGCCGAGCACTGGGACGCCGTGGACTACGCGGCCATGCAGGAGTTCGGCGTGAACCTCCCCGGCGGTGACCAGCCCGCCACCCGCTCCGACTGGCGGGGCACCAAGGAGCAGCGCCGCAACCTGGTCACCCTGCTGTACGCCATCAACACCTTCTACCGGCAGCCGCAGGCCCCCGTGCCCAGCGCCATCGCCCCGGACCTGGTGCAGCACCAGCGCGGGCTGGAGCCCGGGCTCGACGGACTGCGGGACAACCTGCGCAGCTACCGCGAGCGGTTCCCCGACCTGACGTTCGAGATCAAGCACACCGTCGCGTCCCAGGACAAGGCCGTCGTCTTCTGGGTCTGGCGCGGCCACGAGAAGGGCACCGGCAAGGAGCTGGCGCTCAACCGCGCCGACCTCTTCCGCGTCGAGAGGGGCCGCTTCGTGGAGCACTGGAGCCGCCTGGACTACCGCGCGGTCAACCCGTTCGGCCTGAAGTGA